In a genomic window of Ranitomeya imitator isolate aRanImi1 chromosome 5, aRanImi1.pri, whole genome shotgun sequence:
- the PBK gene encoding lymphokine-activated killer T-cell-originated protein kinase, producing MEKAESSFKTPRKVERGRSLGPSAQSPSFAVPASPFMKKFGYGTGVTVYLMKRSPKGLSHSPWAVKKVNKQCDKSSKSLYESRLNNEARILKNLQHPNIVGYRGLTKAKDGSLCLAMEYGGEKSLNNLIEERSEKKLGPFPAHTILKVALSMARGLKYLHNDKNILHGDIKSTNIVIKGDFESIKICDVGVSLPLDENMIMSDPDSYYVGTESWKPKEALEEFGVISDKSDIYAFGLTLWEMMTLSIPHVDLPPENDNGDEEDSFDEDDFDEDAYYEALGTRPALNVDELDDSYQRIIELFFMCSSEDPKERPSAALIVEVLEAENIQ from the exons atggagaaggCAGAAAGCAGCTTCAAGACCCCCCGTAAGGTGGAGAGGGGCAGGAGCCTCG GGCCCTCCGCACAGTCCCCCTCATTTGCCGTCCCAGCCTCACCATTCATGAAGAAGTTTGGTTACGGCACTGGAGTCACCGTCTATCTCATGAAAAG ATCACCGAAAGGTTTATCTCATTCCCCTTGGGCGGTAAAGAAGGTGAATAAACAGTGTGACAAGTCCAGTAAGAGCCTCTATGAGTCGAGACTGAATAATGAGGCCAGAATTCTGAAAAACCTACAACACCCCAACATTGTTG GTTACAGAGGCCTGACCAAGGCCAAAGATGGCAGCCTCTGCCTCGCCATGGAGTACGGCGGAGAGAAGTCGCTGAACAACCTGATAGAGGAGAGAAGCGAGAAGAAACTGGGCCCGTTCCCTGCCCACACCATTCTTAAGGTGGCCCTGAGCATGGCGCGGGGGCTGAAG TACCTGCACAACGATAAAAACATCCTGCACGGAGACATCAAATCCACCAACATAGTTATCAAGGGCGACTTCGAGTCCATCAAAATCTGCGACGTTGGGGTGTCGCTGCCGCTGGATGAGAACATGATCA TGAGTGATCCAGACTCGTATTACGTTGGCACAGAATCCTGGAAACCCAAGGAGGCTCTGGAAGAATTCGGTGTCATCTCCGATAAGTCTGACATCTACGCCTTTGGTTTGACTCTATGGGAGATGATGACCTTGTCCATCCCTCATGTCGACCTGCCACCAGAAAACGACAACGGTGATGAAG AGGACTCGTTCGATGAAGACGACTTTGACGAGGACGCCTACTACGAAGCCTTGGGGACACGGCCAGCGCTCAACGTGGACGAGCTGGACGACTCCTATCAGCGGATCATAGAACTGTTTTTCATGTGCTCGAGTGAGGACCCCAAAGAAAGGCCCTCTGCTGCACTGATCGTGGAGGTCCTAGAGGCGGAGAATATCCAATGA